The nucleotide sequence GGCCTCGTTGAGCTCGAAGAGGCCGATGTCGTCGATGGTCAGCCCCGCCTTGGCGAGGGCCTTCTCGGTCGCGGGGACCGGGCCGATGCCCATGACCTCGGGCTCGACGCCGACGAAGGCGTGCGAGACCAGGCGCATCCGCACCGGGAGGCCGAGCTCGTCGGCGGCCGACTGGCTCGCGAGGAGGCAAGCGGTGGCACCGTCGTTGAGACCGGCGGCGTTGCCGGCGGTCACGTTGCCGTGGGGGCGGAACGGGGTCTTGAGGGCGGCGAGCTCCTCGAGCGTCGTGCCCGGGCGCGGCGGCTCGTCGGTGGTCGCCAGGCCCCAGCCCTTCTCGGCGTGGCGGGTCGCGACGGGGACGAGGTCGGGCTGGACCTTGCCGGCCTCGTAGGCGGCGGCGAGCTTGCGCTGGCTGCCCACGGCGAACGCGTCGCAGCGCTCCTTGGTCAGCTGCGGGAAGCGGTCGTGGAGGTTCTCGGCGGTCTTGCCCATGACGAGGGCGGACTCGTCGACGAGGCGCTCGGCGACGATGCGCGGGTTGGGGTCGACGCCCTCGCCCATCGGGTGGCGGCCCATGTGCTCGACGCCGCCGGCGACGGCGATGTCGATGGCCCCGACGCCGATGGCGGACGACACGGTCGTCACGGCGGTCATCGCGCCGGCGCACATCCGGTCGATGGAGTAGCCCGGCGTCGACTTCGGCAGCCCGGACAGGAGGGCGGTCATCCGGCCCAGGGTCAGGCCCTGGTCGCCGATCTGCGTGGTCGCCGCGATGGCGACCTCCTCGACGCGCTCCGTCGGCAGCTCGGGGTGGCGCCGCAGCAGCTCGCGGACGCACTTGATGACGAGGTCGTCGGCGCGGGTCTGGGCGTACATGCCCTTCTCGCCGGCCTTGCCGAAGGGGGTGCGGACGCCGTCGACGAAGACGACCTCCTGGAGCTCACGGGGCACGAGGTGGCCTCCCTGGTCGGGGACGTGGGACCGCCCGGCGGGGACCGGGCTGCGTCGATCGTACTAAGCAAGCGCTCAGTCATCGAGAGGTCCCGGGGTGACCGGGGTCACGCGTCGTAGCCTGAGCGCCATGGACGAGCGCGGATGGACGACCGTCGACGACGCCGAGGCGCTGGCCGCCCTCGTCGGTGAGCCGGCCCGGCGCGCCGTCGAGAAGGAGCGCGACCACCTGCTGGACGTGGACCTCGAGTGGCTCGCGGCGTCCCCGTTCTGCGTGCTGGCGACGGCGGACGCCGACGGCGCGTGCGACGCCTCGCCGAAGGGCGACCCCGCCGGGAGCCTCGTCCACGTCATCGACCGCCGCACCCTCGCCGTCGCCGAGCGGCCCGGCAACCGCCGCGTCGACGGCTACCGCAACGTGCTGGCCAACCCGCACGTCGGGCTGCTCTTCCTGCTGCCCGGACGCGGCGACACGCTGCGGGTCAACGGCCGGGCCCGGCTGGTGTCGGACGCGCCGTTCCTCGACGAGATGACCGTGCGCGGCCACCGCCCGCTGCTCGCCCTCGTCGTCGAGGTCGAGCAGGTGTTCTTCCACTGCAGCAAGGCGTTCCTGCGCGCCGGCCTCTGGGAGCCGGAGACGTGGCGCCCCTTCGACGAGGTGCCGCGGCGGGCGGCCATCGCCCACGACGTCGAGCCGGACGGGCGCACCCTCGAGGAGCTCGACGCCTACTACGGCCCCGCGTACGCCGAGGGCCTGTACCGCTGAGCGCCGCGGCTCAAGGCCGGCGGTCGCCGCTCAGGCGTCGGGGTGGGCCTCGAACGCCGCGACGAGCATCGGGGCGAGGACGTCGGACTGCCAGCGGCGGACGCCGTAGGCGGCGAGCGCGGCCGAGAAGCCCTCGAGGTCGCGCTGCTCCGGCGGCGTCCACACGACGCGGCGCAGCGGGTCGGGCGAGCAGACGTTCTCGACGGGGATGCTGTGCTCCTCTGCGAACTCGGTCAGCGCGGCCCGGGTCTGCGACAGGCGGGCTGCGGCGGCGGGGTTCTTGTCGGCCCAGACCCGCGGCGGCGGCGGGCCGTCCGAGGGGAGGGTGCGCGGGGGCAGCGCGTCCTCCGGCAGGGCGACGGCCCGCTCGACCGCCTCGACCCACTGCCGGCCGTAGCGCTTGATCGCGCGGTGGCCCGAGGGCAGGGCGCCGGTGTCGCGGGGGAGGGCGGTCGCGATGTCGACGAGCGCGGCGTCGGGCAGCACGCGGCCGACCGAGGTGTCGCGCTCGCGGGCGATGGCGTCGCGGGCGTACCAGAGCTCGCGGATGACCCCGACGGCCCGGCGCGATCGCAGCGTGTTGATGCCGGAGGTCCGGCGCCACGGGTCGACGCGCTCGGTCGGGGTCCAGGTGAGGAGCGCGGTGAACTCCTGGCGCGCCCACTCGTCCTTGCCCTGCGCGGCGAGGTCGACGCCCATGAGGTTGCGCAGCTCGCCGAGGACCTCGACGTCGAGCGCCGCGTAGCGCAGCCACGGGTCGGGCAGGGGGCGCGTGGACCAGTCGACGGCCGAGTGCTCCTTGGCCAGGCGCAGCCCGAGGTAGTGCTCGACGACGGCGGCGAGGCCGACGCGGGGCAGGCCGAGAATGCGGGCCGCGAGCTCGGTGTCGAAGAGCTGGCGCGGGCGCAGGCCGACCTCGGCGAGGCAGGCGAGGTCCTGGGTCGCGGCGTGGAGGATCCACTCGGCCGCGCCGATGGCCTCGTTGACGGGGGTGAGGTCGGGGACCGCGACGGGGTCGATGAGCCAGGTGCCGGAGCCCTCGCGGCGCAGCTGCACGAGGTAGGCGCGCTGGCCGTAGCGGTAGCCGGAGGCGCGCTCGGCGTCGATGGCGACCGGCCCGACGCCGGCGGCGATCGCGGCGGCGGCCCGGTCGAGCGCCCGCTCGGACTCGACGACGGCGGGGACGCCCTCGGCCGGCTCCTCGAGGGGCACGGGCTCCGCGACGGGGCTGGCGGACACGTGGTCATCCTCCGGGATCGGGTCGGTGCTGGGGGTCTCCTGGCTCATCCGGCGGTCACCGTCGGGGGCCCGGGAG is from Arthrobacter sp. NEB 688 and encodes:
- a CDS encoding thiolase family protein, coding for MPRELQEVVFVDGVRTPFGKAGEKGMYAQTRADDLVIKCVRELLRRHPELPTERVEEVAIAATTQIGDQGLTLGRMTALLSGLPKSTPGYSIDRMCAGAMTAVTTVSSAIGVGAIDIAVAGGVEHMGRHPMGEGVDPNPRIVAERLVDESALVMGKTAENLHDRFPQLTKERCDAFAVGSQRKLAAAYEAGKVQPDLVPVATRHAEKGWGLATTDEPPRPGTTLEELAALKTPFRPHGNVTAGNAAGLNDGATACLLASQSAADELGLPVRMRLVSHAFVGVEPEVMGIGPVPATEKALAKAGLTIDDIGLFELNEAFAVQVLSFLDHFGIADDDERVNPWGGAIATGHPLASSGVRLMTQLARHFEEHPEVRYGLTAMCIGIGMGGCVIWENPNHADYRKDA
- a CDS encoding pyridoxamine 5'-phosphate oxidase family protein translates to MDERGWTTVDDAEALAALVGEPARRAVEKERDHLLDVDLEWLAASPFCVLATADADGACDASPKGDPAGSLVHVIDRRTLAVAERPGNRRVDGYRNVLANPHVGLLFLLPGRGDTLRVNGRARLVSDAPFLDEMTVRGHRPLLALVVEVEQVFFHCSKAFLRAGLWEPETWRPFDEVPRRAAIAHDVEPDGRTLEELDAYYGPAYAEGLYR
- a CDS encoding HRDC domain-containing protein; translated protein: MSASPVAEPVPLEEPAEGVPAVVESERALDRAAAAIAAGVGPVAIDAERASGYRYGQRAYLVQLRREGSGTWLIDPVAVPDLTPVNEAIGAAEWILHAATQDLACLAEVGLRPRQLFDTELAARILGLPRVGLAAVVEHYLGLRLAKEHSAVDWSTRPLPDPWLRYAALDVEVLGELRNLMGVDLAAQGKDEWARQEFTALLTWTPTERVDPWRRTSGINTLRSRRAVGVIRELWYARDAIARERDTSVGRVLPDAALVDIATALPRDTGALPSGHRAIKRYGRQWVEAVERAVALPEDALPPRTLPSDGPPPPRVWADKNPAAAARLSQTRAALTEFAEEHSIPVENVCSPDPLRRVVWTPPEQRDLEGFSAALAAYGVRRWQSDVLAPMLVAAFEAHPDA